CGGATACGGAGGCGGTTATCCTCATCGGGGAGATTGGCGGAACCGCTGAAGAGGCTGCCGCCGACTGGATTAAGGAAAACATGACCAAACCGGTCGTCGGGTTTATCGGCGGGCAGACGGCCCCTCCCGGACGGCGCATGGGTCACGCCGGAGCGATCATCTCCGGAGGAAAGGGGACGGCTAAGGAAAAGATCGCTAAACTGGAATCGGCCGGTGTTCGCATGGCGAAGACCCCGGCGGTAATGGGCGAAACCCTGGTGGAATTTCTTCGGGAAAAAGGGATACTGGAACGGGTTTTGGTTTAAAGGATTCAATCTTCAAGGACCGGATGGCAAAATCCGGTCTTTTTTTCTCTCTTTTTTCGGCAGGATTTTTCCGAAAAAAGAAGAAAAAAGATGAGAACAGGTTGTAGATGAAGAAGAGGAGGGATTCATCTGGATCGGAAGATGATTGCCGCCACTTTGCATCGGCTGCCGGGGGTGGGAACGGGGATCTTAACCCGCATCGATGAGTTGGTACGGGGGGATTGGCAGAAAGTACCGGGAAATCGCCGATGGTTTCGTGAGCTTCCCCTGAAAGGGGAGGAGATCGAGGCGATTCTTGAGCATCTTATTCCGGAGAAGATCGAGGAGACGGAGGAGGAATTGCGAAGGTTAGGAATAAAACTTCATATGCGGGGAGAGTCGGACTACCCACGGAGGCTGGAGGAGATCTCCAACCCTCCCTTTCTGCTGTATAGTTTGGGCGATTCTTCCCTCCTTGCCGAAAGCCGTCTCATCAGCATTGTGGGAACCCGAAAGCCCTCCTCCTATGGTCAGATCGTATCTCACAAGCTGGCGGCCGATTTGGCAGGGAAGGGATGGGGCGTTGTTAGCGGGATGGCCTCAGGGATTGACTCATTTGCCCATCGGGGGGCATTATCGGTGAGGGGGAAGACGATTGCCGTCTTGGGGTGCGGGGTTGATGTGGTTTACCCTCCTGAAAACGAAGATCTCTATCATGAAATCGGGGAGAGGGGTCTTCTCCTTTCCGAGTACCCACCCCATATGCCTCCCGCAAGGGGGCTCTTCCCGCAGCGAAACCGGATCATCAGCGGTTTAAGCCGGGGTGTGGTGGTGGTGGAAAGCCATCATCGGAGCGGTTCTCTCATCACCGCCGAATGGGCCTTGGAACAAGGGAGGGAAGTTTTCGCCGTTCCGGGTTCGATCCTGAGCGCCAAAAGCGCCGGCCCGCACCGACTGATCAAAGAAGGGGCGAAATTGGTCACCTCCGCACAGGATGTGTTGGACGAATTTTCCTTCTCGATCCAGCCTGAGCTTTTTCCGGAAAAAGAGAAGGAAGGAAAAACGTTCGTGGGGGACCTCACCCGGGAAGAGGAAGAACTTTTATCCCTCATCTCTTATTCCCAGATTCACATTGACGAGCTGATCCGCTCGGTCCGTTATCCTCTTTCCCGACTTCACCAGCTTCTCCTCTCCCTGGAGATGAAGAAGGCGATCAAGAAGTTGCCCGGCTTTTTTTATATGCGCCGATGAAGGAAAAACTTCTTAAGTTGGAAATCGTTTGACAAATGGGTCCAAGACAATACATAATAAACAACGAATTGTTTATCGAAAGGGGGATCATGCTTGGCTGATTCTTTGGTGATCGTTGAATCTCCCGCCAAAGCAAAAACCATCGGCAAATATTTAGGCAAGAAATATAAGGTTTTGGCCTCCATGGGGCATATTCGGGATTTGCCGAAAAGCCAGATCGGCGTTGATGTGGAGAATCATTTTGAACCGAAATATATTACCATTCGCGGCAAAGGGGAATTGCTAAAGGAACTGAAGGATGCCAGCAAAAAGGTAAAGCAAGTCTACCTGGCGGCCGACCCGGATCGGGAAGGAGAGGCCATCGCTTGGCATCTGGCCCAGTATCTGAATTTAGATTTGAATCAGCCCATCCGCGTTGTTTTTAATGAGATTACAAAGCAGGCGATCCAGGAATCCTTTAAACAGCCTCGGAAGATTAATATGAATCTGGTAGAGGCGCAGCAGGCGCGTCGGATTTTGGACCGCTTGGTGGGGTACAAGATTAGTCCTCTCTTGTGGAAAAAAGTGCGGAAAGGTTTAAGTGCAGGACGGGTCCAATCGGTGGCGGTGAAGCTGATCATCGACCGGGAGCGGGAAATTAAGTCCTTTGTTCCGGAAGAATATTGGACCGTCACCGCTTATTTCGGAGAGGGAAAAGACCGCTTTGAAGCGAGCTTTTACGGCTTTGACGGTGAAAAGGTAGAGCTACGAAATGAAGAGGAAGTAAAGGAACTTCTCCGGAAAATTGAAGGGGGAACTTACCGGGTCGTTAAAGTGGTACGGAAAGAGAGGAAGAGGAATCCCCCTCCTCCCTTTACCACCAGTTCACTACAACAAGAGGCCGCCAGGAAATTAAATTTCCGTGCTGCAAAAACCATGCGCATTGCTCAACAGCTGTATGAGGGGATCTCCATCGGCCCCGAAGGGAATACGGGCCTTATTACCTATATGCGGACCGATTCCCTGCGAATCTCCGAAACGGCGGCGGAAGAGGCACGCAAATATATACGTGATGACTTCGGACCCTCTTATCTTCCTGAAGAACAACGGCATCATGTCAATAAGGCGGGGGCTCAGGATGCCCACGAAGCGATCCGTCCCACCTCGATCTACCGGGAGCCCGATCGGTTGAAAGCTTATCTATCCAGGGATCAATTCCGACTCTACAAACTGATTTGGGACCGCTTTTTGGCCAGCCAGATGGCTTCCGCGCTCTTGGATACGGTCAGTGTAAGCATCGAAGTCAATGGGGCGGAATTTCGGGCGAGCGGATCTACCGTTAAATTTCCTGGGTTCATGAAGATTTACATCGAAGGTTCCGATGAAGGGAAAAAAGAAGAGGAGAAACTCCTGCCCCCACTTGAGGAAGGGGAAACCGTATCCCTGAAAAAATTGGAAGAAAAGCAGCATTTTACCCAGCCTCCCCCGCGGTATACCGAGGCTAGGTTAGTGAAGACCATGGAGGAATTAGGAATCGGCCGACCCAGCACCTATGCCCCCACCCTTGAGACGATTCAGAAACGGGGGTACGTGGTGTTGGAGGATAAGCGCTTCCTACCCACCGAGTTAGGGGAGATCGTTATCTCCCTGATGGAGGAATTTTTTCCCGAGATTATTAACGTAGCCTTTACCGCAGAGATGGAGAGCAACTTAGATAAGGTGGAAGAGGGAAAAGAAGAGTGGACTCTGGTTTTGGATCAGTTCTACCGGCCTTTTTTGGAGCGACTGCACGTGGCCGAGGAGAATATGAAAGAAGTGGATATCTCCGAAGAATTCTCCGAGGAAAGGTGTGATCTTTGTGGGCGCCCTATGGTGTATAAGATGGGGAGATTCGGGAAATTCCTCGCCTGTTCCGGGTTTCCGGAGTGCCGGAATACAAAACCCATCTTAAAAGAGCTAAATATCGTCTGTCCGAAATGCCATCAAGGAAAGCTGGTAGAACGGAAGACGAAGGCGAGAAGGCGTACCTTTTATGGTTGCAGCCGCTATCCCGAGTGCGACTTCGTCACTTGGGATAAACCGGTGGAAGACCCGTGTCCTAAGTGCGGCGGTCTTATGGTGGAGAAAAAGGAGAAGGGCGGTATGAGGCGGATCTGTACCTCCTGCGGGTATGAGAGGGGAGAGGGCAAAGGAATCGGCGCGACCACAAATTTTTAGGAAATCATGTATGCCCGAGGTGAAACGAAATGATGAAACCCATCGTACAAATCATAGGGGCAGGACTTGCCGGCAGTGAGGCGGCATGGCAGGTGGCAAAGCAAGGGGTTTCCGTGAGGCTGTATGAGATGCGCCCTAAAAAACGGACGGCCGCCCATCAAACCGATTGGTTCGCCGAGCTGGTTTGCAGCAATTCCCTTCGTTCCAATTCCTTGACCAATGCGGTCGGTATCTTAAAGGAAGAGATGCGTAAGCTTGGTTCCGTCATCATGAAGGCGGCCGACGAGACCGCCGTCCCTGCAGGGAGCGCTTTGGCTGTCGATCGTGAAGCTTTTAGCCGAAGGGTAACGGAATTGATCGAGAAAGAACCTCTTATTGAGGTCATTCATGAGGAAGTGGGAGAAATTCCGGAAGGAATTACGGTGATCGCGACCGGCCCACTTACCTCCGAGAAATTATCTCGAGAGATTCTTGCATTTACCGGAGAAGAGTCCCTTTATTTTTTTGACGCGGCGGCCCCGATCGTAACCAAAGATTCCATCAACATGGAGAAGTGTTTTCTCGCCTCCCGGTACGGAAAAGGCGAAGCCGCTTACCTAAATTGTCCCATGACGGAGGAGGAGTTTAACCGGTTTTTTGAGGCATTGCAGGGAGCGGAAGTGGCCAAGCCGAAGGATTTTGAAAGGGAGATCTATTTTGAAGGATGCATGCCTTTTGAAGTGATGGCGAGCCGAGGAAGGGAAACCCTTCTTTTCGGCCCCATGAAGCCGGTAGGGCTCATTGATCCCCGAACAGGAAAGGAACCGTTTGCCGTTGTTCAGCTCAGACAAGATAACGCCGCCGCAACCCTTTATAACATCGTCGGCTTTCAGACCCACTTAAAGTGGGGAGAACAAAAGCGGATTATTCAAATGATTCCCGGACTGGAAGAGGCGGAGATCGTCCGCTATGGCGTGATGCATCGGAATACCTACCTCAATTCTCCCAGGATCCTCTTACCTACGTACCAGACGAAGAAAAGGGAGAACCTGTTTTTCGCCGGGCAAATGACCGGAGTGGAGGGGTATGTGGAATCGGCCGCTTCGGGGCTGATCGCCGGGTTTAATGCCGCACGCATCGCATTAGGGGAAGAGCCTCTGGTTTTTCCTCCGGAGACGGTGATCGGAAGCCTGGCCCATTATATCACCCATGCGGATCCCGAACATTTTCAACCGATGAATGCGAATTTGGGACTCCTTCCCCCTCTGGATCAAAAAGTGCGGGATAAAAGGCGGAGGAATGAGAAATATGGAGCAAGGGCAATCTTTACTATTCAGAATTTTATCCAATCGCTATACAATTCCCTTGCATAGCCGATCTCCTCTGTGATATGATAGGTGAGGTGAAAAGGTAAAGGAGTCGTGAAGATGGAAATCAGGGAAGCCATCCGACAGTTCCTTCTCTCCCTCTCCGTGGAGAAAAACGCCTCCTCCCATACCCTGACCGCCTATGAAAAGGATCTTCGCCACTTTGTGGAGTCGTTCCAAGAGAGAGGAGAAGGGAAGGAGCTCTCCGTCGGGGAGATTACCATAAGCCACGTGCGAAGTTACTTTGCCCAACTGGTGAGGAAGGAGTATTCTAAAAAAACCGTGGCGAGGAAACTCTCCAC
The DNA window shown above is from Thermicanus aegyptius DSM 12793 and carries:
- the trmFO gene encoding FADH(2)-oxidizing methylenetetrahydrofolate--tRNA-(uracil(54)-C(5))-methyltransferase TrmFO, whose protein sequence is MMKPIVQIIGAGLAGSEAAWQVAKQGVSVRLYEMRPKKRTAAHQTDWFAELVCSNSLRSNSLTNAVGILKEEMRKLGSVIMKAADETAVPAGSALAVDREAFSRRVTELIEKEPLIEVIHEEVGEIPEGITVIATGPLTSEKLSREILAFTGEESLYFFDAAAPIVTKDSINMEKCFLASRYGKGEAAYLNCPMTEEEFNRFFEALQGAEVAKPKDFEREIYFEGCMPFEVMASRGRETLLFGPMKPVGLIDPRTGKEPFAVVQLRQDNAAATLYNIVGFQTHLKWGEQKRIIQMIPGLEEAEIVRYGVMHRNTYLNSPRILLPTYQTKKRENLFFAGQMTGVEGYVESAASGLIAGFNAARIALGEEPLVFPPETVIGSLAHYITHADPEHFQPMNANLGLLPPLDQKVRDKRRRNEKYGARAIFTIQNFIQSLYNSLA
- the dprA gene encoding DNA-processing protein DprA yields the protein MIAATLHRLPGVGTGILTRIDELVRGDWQKVPGNRRWFRELPLKGEEIEAILEHLIPEKIEETEEELRRLGIKLHMRGESDYPRRLEEISNPPFLLYSLGDSSLLAESRLISIVGTRKPSSYGQIVSHKLAADLAGKGWGVVSGMASGIDSFAHRGALSVRGKTIAVLGCGVDVVYPPENEDLYHEIGERGLLLSEYPPHMPPARGLFPQRNRIISGLSRGVVVVESHHRSGSLITAEWALEQGREVFAVPGSILSAKSAGPHRLIKEGAKLVTSAQDVLDEFSFSIQPELFPEKEKEGKTFVGDLTREEEELLSLISYSQIHIDELIRSVRYPLSRLHQLLLSLEMKKAIKKLPGFFYMRR
- the topA gene encoding type I DNA topoisomerase, with the protein product MADSLVIVESPAKAKTIGKYLGKKYKVLASMGHIRDLPKSQIGVDVENHFEPKYITIRGKGELLKELKDASKKVKQVYLAADPDREGEAIAWHLAQYLNLDLNQPIRVVFNEITKQAIQESFKQPRKINMNLVEAQQARRILDRLVGYKISPLLWKKVRKGLSAGRVQSVAVKLIIDREREIKSFVPEEYWTVTAYFGEGKDRFEASFYGFDGEKVELRNEEEVKELLRKIEGGTYRVVKVVRKERKRNPPPPFTTSSLQQEAARKLNFRAAKTMRIAQQLYEGISIGPEGNTGLITYMRTDSLRISETAAEEARKYIRDDFGPSYLPEEQRHHVNKAGAQDAHEAIRPTSIYREPDRLKAYLSRDQFRLYKLIWDRFLASQMASALLDTVSVSIEVNGAEFRASGSTVKFPGFMKIYIEGSDEGKKEEEKLLPPLEEGETVSLKKLEEKQHFTQPPPRYTEARLVKTMEELGIGRPSTYAPTLETIQKRGYVVLEDKRFLPTELGEIVISLMEEFFPEIINVAFTAEMESNLDKVEEGKEEWTLVLDQFYRPFLERLHVAEENMKEVDISEEFSEERCDLCGRPMVYKMGRFGKFLACSGFPECRNTKPILKELNIVCPKCHQGKLVERKTKARRRTFYGCSRYPECDFVTWDKPVEDPCPKCGGLMVEKKEKGGMRRICTSCGYERGEGKGIGATTNF